The DNA region GGACTGTCGGCGAGCAGTTCGTCGAAGGTCGTCATTGCGGCACCGTAGAGCGCCGTACTCGAAGCCTCCGGTACGTCCTCTGGAGGACCGCTCGACAGCTCGACAAGCAGGCCGGAGGGAAACTACCGCGCCCGCTCCGCCGTCGCCGCCGCCCGCAGCGCGTGGTCCGGGTCCCCGGAGAGCACCGCCCGGTGCAGGTCCTGCAGCGCCGCCGACGGTTCGAGCCCCAGCTCGCGGACGAGCGAGCCGCGCAGCCGCTGGTAGGCCTCCAGGGCCCGCCAGCTGCCGCCGGTGCGGTGCAGGGCGCGCATCAGCTGGGCGCAGAAGCCCTCGTGGAGCGGGTGCCGGGCGGCGAGGACGCGCAGTTCGGGGACCACCTCGGCGTGCCGGCCGAGCCGCAGGTCCGACTCGATGCGGCGTTCCAGCGTGGTGGTGCGCTGCTCGTTGAGCCGCAGCACCTCCAGTTCGAGCACCGATCCGGCCGGTACGTCGACCAGGGCCGGGCCCTGCCACAGGCCGAGGGCCCGGCGCAGCAGGTCGGAGGCGGCACGGTGGTCGCCGACCTCGAAGGCGGTGGCGCCGGCCGCGGCGAGCCGGTCGAACTCGTGGGCGTCCACCCGGCCGGGTTCCACCTGGAGCAGATAGCCGCCGAACCGGGTGACCAGGATGTCCTTCGCGTCGCGCCGCGGGTCGCCGTCGAGCGCGGCGGTGAGCCGGCGGCGCAACTGGAGGATGTACGTCTGGAGCGTGGTGGAGGCGCTGCGCGGGATGCACTCGCCCCAGATCTCCTCCATCAGCGTCGGCACCGACACCACCCGGTCGGCGTGCAGGGCGAGCAGCGCGAGGAGCTGGCGGGGCTTGGCGGCGCTGGGTACGACCGACACACCGCGTTCCTGCGCGGCGAGCGCCCCCAGGATCTGGATGTCCATGCTTTCTCCCCTTTGGGCCACGGC from Streptomyces fradiae includes:
- a CDS encoding BTAD domain-containing putative transcriptional regulator, with product MDIQILGALAAQERGVSVVPSAAKPRQLLALLALHADRVVSVPTLMEEIWGECIPRSASTTLQTYILQLRRRLTAALDGDPRRDAKDILVTRFGGYLLQVEPGRVDAHEFDRLAAAGATAFEVGDHRAASDLLRRALGLWQGPALVDVPAGSVLELEVLRLNEQRTTTLERRIESDLRLGRHAEVVPELRVLAARHPLHEGFCAQLMRALHRTGGSWRALEAYQRLRGSLVRELGLEPSAALQDLHRAVLSGDPDHALRAAATAERAR